One part of the Glycine soja cultivar W05 chromosome 11, ASM419377v2, whole genome shotgun sequence genome encodes these proteins:
- the LOC114374202 gene encoding uncharacterized protein LOC114374202, producing MSSTSRAWTWSVAASVGVVEALKDQGICRWNSVMRSAQQHAKHNMRSLSQTKKFSFQSSAMASAKLKDEKAKQSEESLRTVMYLSCWGPN from the coding sequence ATGAGTTCAACAAGCCGTGCTTGGACTTGGAGCGTGGCAGCAAGTGTTGGAGTGGTGGAGGCCTTGAAGGACCAGGGTATATGCAGGTGGAACAGTGTGATGAGATCAGCACAACAACATGCTAAACATAATATGAGGTCTTTGTCTCAAACCAAGAAGTTTTCTTTTCAATCATCTGCGATGGCTTCTGCCAAATTGAAAGATGAGAAAGCTAAGCAGTCAGAGGAGTCTTTGAGAACAGTTATGTACTTGAGTTGCTGGGGTCCCAACTAA
- the LOC114374009 gene encoding vesicle-associated protein 4-2-like, which translates to MEVETEKSGSDGKGWSFCRMPFWQTTHTPSSSTTSMSYMHNVHPQNQNNFQSVDRSSHHSSTTVSSMAKSLLPTKRRLRLDPSNKLYFPYEPGKQVRSAIAIKNTFKSHVAFKFQTTAPKSCYMRPPAGILAPGESIIATVFKFVEPPENNEKPIDQKSKVKFNIMSLKVQGEMDYVPELFDEQRDQVAIEQILRVIFLDPEKPSPVLDKLKQMLAEADAALEARKKPLEEKGPCVAGEGLVIDEWKERRERYLAQQQVQGVDSV; encoded by the exons ATGGAGGTGGAGACTGAAAAATCAGGGTCTGATGGGAAGGGTTGGAGTTTTTGTAGAATGCCATTTTGGCAAACAACTCAcactccttcttcttctactaCTTCCATGTCTTACATGCACAATGTTCATCCGCAAAATCAGAATAACTTTCAATCTGTTGATAGATCCAGTCATCATTCTTCAACCACAGTTTCATCTATGGCCAAGTCTCTGCTCCCTACGAAGAGGAGGCTCCGTCTTGATCCTTCCAACAAGCTCTACTTTCCAT aTGAACCTGGTAAGCAAGTTAGGAGTGCAATCGCAATTAAAAACACTTTCAAGTCTCATGTAGCTTTCAAG TTTCAAACAACTGCACCCAAGAGTTGTTATATGCGCCCTCCAGCTGGTATTCTTGCCCCTGGTGAAAGTATTATTGCCACCG TATTCAAGTTTGTGGAGCCACCGGAGAACAATGAGAAACCAATTGATCAAAAAAGCAAGGTTAAGTTTAATATTATGAGCTTAAAAGTGCAAGGTGAAATGGACTATGTACCGGAACTG TTTGATGAGCAAAGAGATCAAGTGGCAATAGAGCAAATTCTGCGGGTTATTTTTCTGGACCCTGAAAAGCCTAGTCCT GTCCTGGATAAGCTTAAACAAATGTTGGCTGAGGCCGACGCTGCACTTGAAGCGCGAAAGAAACCACTGGAGGAGAAAGGTCCTTGTGTTGCTGGGGAGGGCCTTGTTATAGATGAATGG aaagaaagaagagaaagatacTTGGCTCAACAGCAGGTCCAAGGTGTTGATTCAGTGTAA
- the LOC114374766 gene encoding uncharacterized protein LOC114374766 codes for MSSSRTWAVAASVGVVEALKDQGLCRWNNALRSAQYQVKNHVRSLSQANKVSSSSSSAVVSSRLKEEGAKQSEESLRTVMYLSCWGPN; via the coding sequence ATGAGTTCAAGCAGAACTTGGGCTGTGGCAGCCAGTGTTGGAGTTGTGGAGGCCTTGAAGGACCAGGGTCTGTGTAGGTGGAACAATGCTTTAAGATCAGCACAATATCAAGTGAAAAACCATGTGAGATCCTTGTCTCAGGCAAACAAGGTTTCTTCTTCCTCATCTTCTGCTGTGGTTTCTAGTAGATTAAAGGAAGAGGGTGCGAAGCAGTCAGAGGAATCATTGAGGACAGTCATGTACTTAAGTTGTTGGGGTCCCAACTAG
- the LOC114375611 gene encoding uncharacterized protein LOC114375611, which translates to MMSSSRRAWTVAISVGVVETLKDQGLCRWNSAFKSAQQSVKSHLRSLSQAKKLSSSSSAMLSSTLQHGEKAKHSEESLRTVMYLSCWGPN; encoded by the coding sequence ATGATGAGTTCAAGTAGGAGAGCATGGACTGTGGCGATTAGTGTTGGAGTTGTGGAGACCTTGAAGGACCAAGGCCTCTGCAGATGGAATTCGGCTTTCAAGTCAGCTCAACAAAGTGTGAAAAGCCATCTTAGATCTTTGTCACAGGCAAAGAAGctctcttcttcatcttctgctATGCTTTCTAGCACACTGCAGCATGGAGAGAAGGCCAAGCATTCAGAAGAATCCTTGAGGACCGTCATGTACTTAAGTTGCTGGGGTCCCAACTGA
- the LOC114375462 gene encoding uncharacterized protein LOC114375462: MSSATSKAWIVAASVGAVEALKDQLGVCRWNYVLRCAQQHMKNHFRSLSQAKNVSSSSALVASKLKGDEKAKKAEESLRTVMYLSCWGPN; the protein is encoded by the coding sequence ATGAGTAGTGCAACAAGCAAGGCTTGGATTGTGGCAGCGAGTGTTGGAGCCGTGGAGGCTTTGAAGGACCAGCTGGGTGTGTGCAGGTGGAACTATGTTTTGAGATGTGCTCAGCAGCACATGAAAAACCACTTTAGATCCTTGTCTCAAGCAAAAAATGTTTCTTCTTCATCTGCTCTTGTTGCAAGCAAATTAAAGGGTGATGAGAAGGCTAAAAAGGCTGAAGAGTCCTTGAGGACTGTCATGTACTTAAGCTGCTGGGGTCCTAACTGA